The segment AAGGCACGGTGGTCAAGGAGATTTTCGAGCAGGCCTCCACCCCGCCCGCCACGGTCGTCGTGCCGGTCGGCGGCGGCGGGCTACTGTCCGGCACGCTGGCCTGGGTCAAGCAGTTCCACCCGGAGGTCAAGGTGATCGGCGTCGAGCCGGCGGGGGCGGCGTCGATGGTGGCGGCGCTCAAGGCGGGAGCCCCGCAGACCCTGGAAACCGTGGACAACTTCGCCGACGGTACCGCCGTGGCCCGCGTCGGCAACCTCACCTACCAGATCGTCTCGGAGCTGTGCGACGACGTCGTCATCGTCCCCGAGGGCGCAATATGCACCGAGATGCTCGAGCTGTACCAGGTGGAGGGCATCATCGCCGAACCCTCGGGCGCGCTGGCACCGGCAGCGCTCAACGGCTACCTCGCCGACCTGCCCGACGGCCCGGTCGCCTGCATCATCTCGGGCGGCAACAACGACGTCATGCGCTACGACGACATCGTCGAGCGCTCCATGATCCACGAGGGCCTGCGCCACTACTTCCTCGTCACCTTCCCCCAGCGCCCCGGCGCGCTGCGCACCTTCCTCGACGACGTGCTCTCCGAGGGGGAGGACATCATCCTGTTCGAGTACACCAAGAAGAACAACCGCGAGACGGGCCCGGCACTGGTTGGCATCGAGATCGAGGACCGCGCCAAGATCGACGATCTGCGCGCCCGCATGGATGCCTCCGACCTCGAGATCGAAGAGCTCGAACCCAACTCCCCGCTCTTCGGCTACGTCCTCTAACCGCACATGACCGCCAACCGCAGGAGAATCGCATGAATAAGAACGCCCGTAACCTCGTCATCGCCGCCGTCGTGGCGGCCACGCTGGTCCTCGCGGTCGTCGTCGCCCTGTTGCTCAACCGCACCTCAGACTCGACGCCGTCCGCGTCGGACTCGGCGACGAACTCGGCTACCGCCACCCCCAGCCCCGAGGCCGGCGGCGACCCCACCGCGTCGGGTACCCCCAACCCGGAGCCATCCGCCCCCAGCCAGCAGCTCAAGGAGCTGGTGCAGGGCCTGTGGCGCCTCGACCCGGACGATCCGATGGCGGTCGGAGACGTCGACGCCGACGTCGTCGTGCAGATCTACTACGACTTCCGCTGCGGCTACTGCGCGCAGGCCGCAACCCAGACCGAGCCTCAGATGCAGCACTACGTCGACGACGGGACCGTTCGCATCGAATACCACAACCTCGCCATCCTGGGCGACGAGTCCGTGCTCCTCGCGCAGGGCTCGGTGGCGGCCGCGAACCAGGGCAAGTTCCTCGAGTACCACTCCTACATCTACGACCACCAGGTGGCCGGCAACCCGGTCGAGGCCACTGAGGACGCGCTCGTCGCGGTCGCGAAGGAGATCGGGGTGGCGGACCTGGACCAGTTCCGCACCGACATGACCTCGGAGGCCGCCGTTGCTGCCGTCGCGGACGGCCGCACCACCGCCCAGAACCTCGGCATCACCGGCACGCCGGCGTTCATCGTCGGCTACAGCTACCTGCCCGGCTTCGTCCCCATTGAGACGATGGACCAAGTCATCGCCGCGGAGCTTGCCCGCCCCGCGGCCTAGCTCCG is part of the Trueperella abortisuis genome and harbors:
- the ilvA gene encoding threonine ammonia-lyase IlvA — its product is MTKVTGTDVVVAAQTLGSTVRTTPLEESVRLSAKVGHQVLLKREDIQVGRSYKVRGAYNFLASLTPDETPNGVVCASAGNHAQGVAFACNKKRIHGTIFIPSTTPRQKRNRIAAIGGDWVTLCTVGTSFDECSEAAIAFAKANDAVYVHPFDDPRTIAGQGTVVKEIFEQASTPPATVVVPVGGGGLLSGTLAWVKQFHPEVKVIGVEPAGAASMVAALKAGAPQTLETVDNFADGTAVARVGNLTYQIVSELCDDVVIVPEGAICTEMLELYQVEGIIAEPSGALAPAALNGYLADLPDGPVACIISGGNNDVMRYDDIVERSMIHEGLRHYFLVTFPQRPGALRTFLDDVLSEGEDIILFEYTKKNNRETGPALVGIEIEDRAKIDDLRARMDASDLEIEELEPNSPLFGYVL
- a CDS encoding DsbA family protein, with amino-acid sequence MNKNARNLVIAAVVAATLVLAVVVALLLNRTSDSTPSASDSATNSATATPSPEAGGDPTASGTPNPEPSAPSQQLKELVQGLWRLDPDDPMAVGDVDADVVVQIYYDFRCGYCAQAATQTEPQMQHYVDDGTVRIEYHNLAILGDESVLLAQGSVAAANQGKFLEYHSYIYDHQVAGNPVEATEDALVAVAKEIGVADLDQFRTDMTSEAAVAAVADGRTTAQNLGITGTPAFIVGYSYLPGFVPIETMDQVIAAELARPAA